From the Toxotes jaculatrix isolate fToxJac2 chromosome 15, fToxJac2.pri, whole genome shotgun sequence genome, one window contains:
- the pfkla gene encoding ATP-dependent 6-phosphofructokinase, liver type translates to MSSMDLEKLKMTGAGRAIAVLTSGGDAQGMNAAVRAVTRMGIYVGAKVYLIHEGYQGLVDGGDNIKLAHWHSVTNIIQLGGTVIGSARCKTFTTREGRLSAAFNLVKKGITNLCVCGGDGSLTGANIFRSEWSSLLEELVEKGRITDTLAKQHDHLNIVGLVGSIDNDFCGTDMTIGADSALHRIMEIIDAIVTTAQSHQRTFVLEVMGRHCGYLALVSALASGADWLFIPEDPPQEGWEDRMCARLEGSRIKGSRLNIIIVAEGAIDINGKPISSTYVKDLVVKRLGYDTRVTVLGHVQRGGTPSAFDRILSSKLGVEAVVALLEASPDTPACVIGLSGNHPVRLPLMECVEMTKLVQTAMNEKRFDETVKLRGGSFENNWNIYKLLAFPKPAQSESNFSLAILNVGAPAPGMNAAVRSAVRLALAQGHKVYTVHDGFEGLAKGAVFDMDWHNVAGWTGQGGSLLGTKRTLPNKHMEKIVETIAKFNISALLVIGGFEGYEGVLQLFEARSQYDELCIPMCVIPATISNNVPGTDFSLGADTAVNAVMEGCDKIKQSATGTKRRVFVVETMGGFCGYLATSAGMAVGADAAYIFEEPFNIHDLKTNVEHLTEKMKKDIQRGLVLRNEKCHENYTTDFIHKLYSSEGKGIFDCRVNVLGHLQQGGAPSPFDRNFGTKLGVKAVQWFSEKLTENFRQGRVFANSPDTACVLGLNRKVISFTPVTELKAVTDFEHRMPKVQWWFNLRPMLKMLAKYQTSFCEYVPGEIEHVTRRSISIDSGF, encoded by the exons ATGTCCTCGATGGACTTGGAGAAGCTGAAGATGACGGGAGCTGGTCGGGCCATAGCGGTGCTGACCAGCGGTGGAGATGCACAAG GGATGAACGCTGCTGTCCGAGCTGTGACCCGCATGGGCATTTATGTGGGGGCCAAGGTCTATCTTATTCATGAG GGATACCAGGGCCTGGTGGATGGGGGAGACAACATCAAACTGGCACACTGGCACAGTGTGACCAACATCATCCAGCTG GGTGGGACCGTGATTGGTAGCGCTCGATGTAAGACCTTTACAACCCGTGAGGGCAGACTTTCCGCCGCCTTCAACCTGGTGAAGAAAGGCATCaccaacctgtgtgtgtgtggtggagacGGCAGCCTCACCGGAGCCAACATCTTCCGCAGTGAGTGGAGCAGTTTGCTGGAGGAGCTCGTAGAGAAAG GACGGATCACAGACACTCTGGCCAAGCAGCACGATCACCTGAACATCGTGGGGCTTGTGGGCTCCATAGACAACGACTTCTGTGGCACTGACATGACCATCGGAGCCGACTCTGCTCTGCACCGCATCATGGAGATAATTGATGCCATCGTGACCACTGCACAGAG CCACCAGCGCACTTTTGTTCTGGAAGTCATGGGGCGACACTGTGG GTATCTGGCCCTGGTGTCAGCGCTGGCATCTGGTGCAGACTGGCTCTTCATTCCAGAGGATCCTCCTCAGGAGGGCTGGGAGGACCGTATGTGTGCTCGTCTAGAGGGG AGCCGAATAAAAGGGTCACGACTCAACATTATAATTGTCGCAGAAGGAGCCATTGACATAAATGGCAAGCCCATCTCCTCAACCTACGTGAAAGAT CTGGTGGTAAAGCGACTGGGTTACGACACCAGAGTGACTGTGCTCGGCCACGTTCAGCGAGGAGGAACTCCCTCAGCTTTTGACAGAATACTG AGCAGTAAGTTGGGTGTGGAGGCGGTGGTGGCCCTGTTGGAGGCCTCTCCTGACACCCCAGCCTGTGTCATCGGCCTGTCGGGTAACCATCCCGTTCGTCTTCCTCTTATGGAGTGTGTGGAGATG ACTAAGCTGGTGCAGACGGCCATGAATGAGAAGAGGTTTGATGAGACTGTCAAACTGCGTGGAGG GAGTTTTGAGAACAACTGGAACATCTACAAGCTTTTGGCCTTCCCGAAGCCTGCCCAGTCTGAG AGCAATTTCTCTTTGGCTATTCTGAATGTGGGTGCTCCGGCTCCAGGGATGAATGCGGCGGTGAGGTCAGCTGTGAGATTAGCACTTGCTCAGGGACACAAGGTCTACACTGTCCATGACGGATTTGAAGGACTTGCCAAAGGAGCA GTTTTTGACATGGACTGGCACAATGTGGCGGGATGGACGGGCCAAGGGGGCTCACTGCTGGGGACGAAACG GACTCttccaaacaaacacatggagAAGATTGTGGAAACCATTGCCAAGTTCAACATCTCAGCTCTGCTCGTAATTGGAGGGTTTGAG GGGTACGAAggtgtgctgcagctgttcGAAGCCCGGAGTCAATACGATGAGCTCTGCATCCCCATGTGTGTAATCCCTGCCACCATCAGCAACAACGTCCCTGGAACTGACTTCAGCCTGGGAGCAGACACGGCTGTCAATGCTGTCATGGAG GGTTGCGACAAGATCAAGCAGTCTGCCACTGGGACCAAGAGAAGAGTGTTTGTGGTGGAGACTATGGGTGGATTCTGTGGCTATCTGGCAACCTCAGCTGGTATGGCTGTGGGTGCTGACGCAGCCTACATCTTTGAAGAGCCCTTCAACATCCACGACCTAAAG ACCAATGTGGAGCATTTAactgagaagatgaagaaggacATCCAGCGGGGTCTAGTACTGAG GAATGAAAAATGCCATGAAAACTACACTACAGATTTCATCCATAAACTGTATTCATCAGAGGGGAAGGGCATCTTTGACTGCAGAGTCAATGTGTTGGGACACCTTCAGCAG ggAGGGGCACCATCTCCCTTTGATAGAAATTTTGGTACAAAGTTGGGTGTGAAGGCTGTCCAGTGGTTTTcagagaaactgacagaaaacttcAGACAAG GCCGTGTGTTCGCCAACTCACCAGATACAGCATGTGTGCTTGGCCTCAACAGGAAGGTCATCTCATTCACCCCTGTCACTGAGCTGAAGGCTGTGACTGATTTTGA GCACCGGATGCCCAAGGTCCAATGGTGGTTTAATCTGCGGCCGATGCTTAAAATGTTGGCCAAGTATCAAACCAGCTTCTGTGAATATGTCCCAGGAGAGATTGAACATGTGACTCGACGCTCCATCAGCATCGATTCTGGATTCTAG
- the tmem169b gene encoding transmembrane protein 169: MAQVEEPQTEGEGSPQMISLRSDASGNHVDDGEVGPSLRRKRRKKKDMRPESIIVYRSEMERAPGEDQGGEEGAERSTEEGAKFLCTPTGEGGGWNLPPDSRYVTLTGTITRGKKKGQVVDIHVTLTEKELRDLAKSKERLDAECEAGEGSKRTCSLGVCQGPHVVLWSISCAPVIFLLSFITSFYYGTLTWYNVFLVYNEERTFWHKITICPFLIIFYPMLIMPMALSLALYSAVVQVSWAFSEWWQAVRDLEKGFCGWACGKLGLEDCSPYSIVELLDSDTVSGTLQSKAPSELAQTSSV; encoded by the exons ATGGCACAGGTGGAGGAGCCTCAAACCGAAGGAGAGGGCAGCCCCCAGATGATCTCTCTAAGATCAGACGCATCAGGGAACCATGTGGATGACGGAGAAGTGGGACCCTCTctaaggaggaagaggaggaagaagaaagacatGCGTCCAGAGTCCATTATTGTCTACCGCTCTGAAATGGAGAGGGCGCCTGGAGAGGACCAAGGCGGTgaggagggagcagagaggagcacTGAAGAGGGGGCGAAATTCCTCTGCACACCTACAGGCGAAG GTGGAGGCTGGAACCTTCCTCCAGACAGCCGTTACGTGACCCTGACAGGCACCATCACACGGGGCAAGAAGAAGGGTCAGGTGGTGGACATACATGTCACTTTGACAGAGAAGGAACTCAGGGATCTGGCCAAGTCAAAGGAACGTCTTGATGCAGAGTGTGAGGCGGGGGAAGGCTCAAAACGCACCTGCAGCTTAGGTGTGTGCCAGGGACCCCATGTTGTCTTGTGGAGCATCTCCTGTGCCCCTGtgattttcctcctctccttcatcacCTCCTTCTACTACGGCACTCTCACATGGTACAATGTCTTCCTGGTGTACAATGAGGAGCGGACGTTCTGGCACAAGATTACAATATGCCccttcctcatcatcttctACCCCATGCTCATCATGCCCATGGCGCTGTCTCTGGCTCTGTACTCTGCTGTGGTGCAGGTGTCCTGGGCCTTCAGCGAGTGGTGGCAGGCGGTACGAGACCTGGAGAAAGGCTTCTGTGGCTGGGCCTGTGGGAAGCTGGGGCTGGAGGACTGTTCCCCCTACAGCATAGTGGAGCTGCTCGACTCTGACACTGTTTCTGGCACTCTGCAGAGCAAGGCCCCCAGTGAACTCGCCCAGACATCATCTGTGTGA